Within the Burkholderia pseudomultivorans genome, the region ATGGTGGACGGTGTCGTGTCGATCATGACGGTGATGATGGGCCTGCATGCCGCCGGGATGCTAGGCAAGGAACGCGGCACCAACCTGGTCGACACCGGCGCACACTTCTACGAGGTCTACGCGTGCGCCGATGGTAAGTACGTGAGTGTCGGCCCCATCGAAGGCAAGTTCTACCGGCTGCTGCTCGAACAGCTCGACCTGCAGAACCACCCGCTGCTGCAGGCGCAGATGGATCGCGTGCAGTGGCCGCAGGCCAAGCAAGTGTTGGCCGCAAAATTCAGCGAACGCACGCGCGACGAATGGGTGCAGCGGCTCGGTCATCTCGACGTGTGCGTGGCGCCCGTGCTCGACTTCGACGAAGCACCGCGCCACCCGCACGCGCAGGCACGCGGCATGTTCGTCGACGTAGACGGCGTGACGCACCCGGCGCCCGGCCCGCGCTTCTCTCGAACGCCGGCCGCGCGGCCCGAGGCGCCCGCAGTGTTGAGTACCAATAATGCAATCGCCGCGCTGCAAGACTGGTTGTCGGACGCACGCATCGAAGCCTATCACGCACAGCGGACGTTTATCTGACGTTGGCGAACGCACGACGGTCAGGATCGACGTAAGGACATTGTCACAGGTTCGACAAAACAGTATGCAATCTGTTTGACCTCGTCTTGAACGACGATATGAATTTACCGTTTTTCGCGTTATGTCCGTTTGGTGAGCGACAGAATACTTAAAAAATGAATCATTGTTAAGGAGGAGATATGAAGAACGTCACGAATGAAATGCCGCCTGTCGGCAGGTTGAACAACGTACTAGCAGCACAGGCCTCCCTTCAAACCAGGATCGACGGCCTTCGCTCGTGGTACGTCCTGATCATATTGATGCTTGCGTACTCGCTTGCATACATCGATCGCCAAATCCTGAACCTGCTGGTCGACCCGATCCGGCATTCGCTCGTTATTTCCGACACACAGCTTAGTCTTGTACAAGGAATCGCCTTCATTTCTGCGTATCTGCTCGCATCACCACTTTTCGGTCGACTCGTCGATATCACCAACCGGCGCAACATCCTGCTGATTGGAGTTTGTCTGTGGTCCATCTTCACGGCGTTATGCGGTACAGCCACGACGTTTGAAGGGTTGTTCCTCGCGCGCTTCGGCGTCGGGGCAAGCGAGGCATGCATGTTCCCGATCGCACTGTCGGTGATCGCAGACTGCTTTTCAGCAAAGCGGATGCCGCGTGCGATGAGCGTCTTCGTACTTGGACCATTACTCGGCGGCGGACTTTCGCTCGTTGCCGGCGGCCTTGTGATCTCGTTCGCCAGGGATGTCCGTCAGCAGTTTCCGATGCTGGCCGGATTCGAGACCTGGCAGCTTGCATTCATCGCGATTGGACTTCCGGGGCTGCTCTTCGCACTTCTTGTGCTGTTGACCGTACGTGAACCCATCCGTCGCAACATCGGCGGCAACAGGCCGGAAGAACGCCAATTCTCGGTTCGAGAATCAGCCTCGTTTCTTTGGGAGCGTCGTGGGTTCTACGTTCGGCTTTTCATTGGTGTCGGCATGCTGGCAATCGTCGTGCTTGGTATGCCGACATGGCTGCCGACGTATCTGATCCGTACGCACGGGATGCCCGCGGCCGTCGTCGGCTTCCGTTTCGGTTCGGTCGTGGTCACCTTTGGCATCGCCGGTGCATTGCTTGGACCACTAGTCGTTCGATGGCTCGAGCGGCGTGGTTACGAGGATGCCACACTACGGACTGCCGCAATCGCGATGGTTCCCATGTTGCTCTGCTGTGCGAGCATTCCGTTTGCGACCAGCGCAACATGTGTACTGGCAGCGGCGGCCGGCACGGTCTTTTTCTTTTCACTGCCTACCGGCTGCCTAGCGGCAGCCCTGCAATACGTTGCACCCAGCCGCATGCGCGGCACGGTCGGAGCACTCTACACGTTCTTCGCGCAGCTGATCGGCTTCGGGCTCGGCCCAACGTTGATTGCTATGGTCACGGACCGGGTGTATGGCAACCCGAAGATGGTAGGAAATTCGATCGGGATTATTTGCACGATTGCATCAGCACTGGCCGCTTGGCTTCTGCTTACCGCTCTCCCGCAATTTCGTCGATTGCTTGCCGAGGCACGCGCAGAGCGAGCTGACTGATCCTGCCAAGCCAAGGCCGCTGGCGGACACCAACATTTTTCGGTGCTCGCCAGGCCAGCTTGAACACATAGGGTCTTTGATTAGGGTCGACGAAACGGGACAAGAACGACTGGCCGAGCCAGCCGACGCCGCAAAGCAACTTACCGCCCGTATCGAACAATACCAGCTCGTCCGAAGCTTCAACAGCGCCATTGACCATCTACGGGCGAACCCGCTTCGCTCACGCTCTCGAAACCTGCACCCCAAGAGAAAGTGTCGAAAAGAACTGCAACAATGCGTCGCGACGACACTTGAATTTCAGGACAATCCGCCCGTGCTGGTTAGCTCCGACAATGTGAAACAGCGAGAGATCGGCCGCCTACACCAGATTCATATGCCCTGCCCCCGCACCCTCGTGCCGTTCACCTCCTCGACAAATTTGAGTATCGAAGTAAAGTCTGCGTCGCCAAGGCCTGCTTCTAACGCTGCGTGCCAGACGTCACGCGCACGCTCCAAAGCCGGCATCACACCTCCATCAGGCGCGCCTCCGCAAGGCCGAGCGCCATATCATTCCCGATCACGGTAAGCGCAGCGCCAAAGTCGAATTTCCCCGACACGGCCCGACTCATGATTCTCGAGCACGTGAAACGCTGGCCGGATCCCGAATCGATCAATCGCATCATCATGTCCACATCGAGCCCGGCTTTCTCCCCCATCGCAAGC harbors:
- a CDS encoding MFS transporter is translated as MKNVTNEMPPVGRLNNVLAAQASLQTRIDGLRSWYVLIILMLAYSLAYIDRQILNLLVDPIRHSLVISDTQLSLVQGIAFISAYLLASPLFGRLVDITNRRNILLIGVCLWSIFTALCGTATTFEGLFLARFGVGASEACMFPIALSVIADCFSAKRMPRAMSVFVLGPLLGGGLSLVAGGLVISFARDVRQQFPMLAGFETWQLAFIAIGLPGLLFALLVLLTVREPIRRNIGGNRPEERQFSVRESASFLWERRGFYVRLFIGVGMLAIVVLGMPTWLPTYLIRTHGMPAAVVGFRFGSVVVTFGIAGALLGPLVVRWLERRGYEDATLRTAAIAMVPMLLCCASIPFATSATCVLAAAAGTVFFFSLPTGCLAAALQYVAPSRMRGTVGALYTFFAQLIGFGLGPTLIAMVTDRVYGNPKMVGNSIGIICTIASALAAWLLLTALPQFRRLLAEARAERAD